DNA from Coffea arabica cultivar ET-39 chromosome 10c, Coffea Arabica ET-39 HiFi, whole genome shotgun sequence:
ACAGATGCCACATGTCTGGCACGTGCGAGTTAGAGGCATGACAACATCTATTTGTTGGCAACTATCAATTAGCTGCTTAAATTTCTAGTATTTCATTTTGGCACGTTTAGTTCTTCTCATTAAATTTCGATCAATCCAAAACAGCTTCATAAAATTTTTAACATTGGAAGACCCACCCTTTAAAGGAGTCTGATAGTGCTTGACTTTGAATTAGTCACGGACCTAATACGATCATCAGACTAGGGaattttacattaaaaaaaaaattatttttgactGGTCTAAATATCAAAATCATGGGAACAATAGCAGCTAAAATTCAATATTTACGGAAAATGAGTCTATAGAGTTCTACATAATCGCATTCTCCACCAATACTATGGTACATTGGGgatgatttattttcttgctgCAAATTCAAATCAAACTATTTGTGTTCTTTGCTTTGAATTTATATTGGTTCGTAGGATTGGGATAGGCAATGAGATGTTTACTGGGCAGCATATCTCCctttttttgctcttttttttttttttttctgaacaTCTCGTTGCATCAAATATTGGAAACTATTTGTGTAAAATATCTTCttgcttttttcttcctttagtTTAAAGATATTCTGTGAATAGGATTACGATGCAAATCATTGATAGAACGCTTATGCCCTCTAAAAAATTACACATcgcaaacaaaaaaagaaattgctttTACAAAGCCCCTAAGTGATGCATCAAAGTGTTATTTTCTTAGCAAAGAAGGAAAttcctttgagaaattaatattCTAATCCTTCAGTTCTGGGAAGAGATTTTCGGCCATTGCTGTAGATTTCCATGAAATcaattttctgcaattatctGTCCTTATATTTCGCTCAATGGAAAGTGTCGTGCATTTTAAGATCAAATCTTGCACGTAATGATGTTAAAGCACTATGAAATCTAATACCTTTTCGGTTTTTAGAATAACACCAATAAATGATGATTGCTATATTTCTGTCCACAATTTcagataattaattaaaagcCAAGTATTTAGTGGTATAACAATCAAGGTTGAAGTCTCAggaccttctttttttttttttttttcaatttcaagaaaaggCCTTGAAGTTAGGGATTTTGGATTCCAGGAGTCACAAAGTGTGTTATTAGTCTAAGCATATGTTGCTATGAGGCCTTAATCTAGCTAGTGCTCAAAGTTGAAACTCCAGAAGCTAGAAATTTTGGGATCAAATCTCACTATATGTGATAATtatctatgaatttatttttttgtatttgtattatTGTGTTGGAGTCCTAATTCTCAGCATTTTTGGGGGAACTCAGCATTTGTGGGTTTGTTTGTTGACTGGTAATTAATCTTATCCAGAAAAAACCAAAGAAGCCTAAGTGTATGTTAATGCTTATTAATTTCCTTCCCATTTATGGATTAGTTGTAATCTTGGTGTTCTGTAATTTGTTTATATTAAACTTACAATCATCGATTACttgtaaattgactaaaaaaataaataaaaacccaTCCAATCCTCCCTCCTTTCGTTATGTTACAATAATCATAGCTATTTCATGTAAAATCATGCCTTCTTTTCTTGatcgtttaaaaaaaaaaaaagaaaaggaatgaaaAGCAGCTTccaaaaaaagggataatttcataaacttccCTCGAGGTTTTTGACGATTTCACCTAGTACCATTGAGCTTTTCAATATTGCACATACCTAACTTGACCCTACAAAATGATCATAATAACCTTAACATTTAATCTTTTTTCGTGCAATTAAACAATCCTTCCTAATTTTGTTTATATGAATGCATCCCACAATTAGACATTTAatggaaacaaaaataaaattcactcATGGAATAACCGATTATGTCCTATACACAATAATAAcatattaaaaattaattttatcttttcttggAAGATCTGGAGATGAATAGAAGAAGATGTAAATTGGGTTTAAAAAGGATAGGGCTGGAATTGGTACTCCAATATTTGAGGAATAAGATGTTATGTTGATGCGattattgaaattttttgagTTTAACAGTCCAAATGTTGTTAATTTTGATTgaggttttagaatttagggATTGATGGTGGTAATGGTCATAGTGATAATGGTACTAATTAATTTGAAATATGGTAATATTAAAGGTTTAAAATAGTAGAAATGAGGGTTGAAATGAGTTTGAGATTTTGTTAATGTTCTATAGATTTTGAATACTTTTATAAGAAGGTAAAATGAACTTCACAATTTGACGAGCGCATTTTGGgttattcattcaaaattttgaccattaaataatttttgttaCCAAAACGGTAAACTCGAGGGAGGTacatgtaattttttaaatctcaaGAAAACTATGTGAAGTTGTTAagaacctcaagggaggtttctgaaattatcccccaaaaaaaaaacttatagcTCACAAAAAACTTAgagataattgcagaaacctcccctgaggtttctgacacttgcactGGCCTCCCCTATGGTTCGAAaaattgcactgacctcccctgaacttactaatcctttgcagattcagtccaaacgattaaaatattgttttagggagtgaaattagaattttaaaccagatttgccctttgtgctacatgtccaatgaatgacaaaatactacaaatcaattaacaattaataaactttaagaggtatagtttatgggcaaatacgcattacctatttaaagtactgccttttatgggtattttactttcaaacatttaatttatgataaatatatcaatgttgtaagtaaaattcaaaaagggttacagtaatattcttacaaaaaggaaatcggtaggttatctatttaatataaattaaatatttttaaaaaaagaaatgacccaTAAAGCATTAATTCTTTATAACTTTCATCCATTAgatgagtaaagtattggctctttatgagtattttattttgaatcatttaatttatgttaaatacataaatgtttgtaactaaaattgaaaaagtattatattaatatttttacggaaggaaaactggtaggttttgtatttaacaaaaattaaatatttgagagtaaatacaaatcatcaaagtttattaattgttaattgatttgtagtactttgtcattcattggacatgtagcacaaagggcaaatctggtttaaaattctaatttcactccctaaaacaatattttaatcgtttggactgaatttgcaaaggaGTAGTAAGTTTAGGGGAGGTTagtgcaagtgtcagaaactttaggagaggtttctgcaattatcccaaaAACTTCTATAAATAAGGGGATAGCCGGATAGTGATGAATGTTAGGTGTTCAAAAGACAAAAGTAATACCTATCTACAACGTGAATGGGCAGGAGGTCCAGAAATAATAGAAGTTGTGCAGAGCACCCATCTTCTTTATCTCCATTGCTTCACGTAAAGACAAACTAAAATTTGTACTTGGGATAGAGATCTGATCTTGGCGATCTAGCTGATTGTGGTGCAAACGAAAAAAAATCTGGATGCAAAAATTGTCCATTCTGAAAATCTTTTTCATAGGAAACTTCCTCCAAGCTTCCTCCTCACCGCCTAAGCCACAAGATGAAACTCAGGTCTCTTGCCACATATCCTTACAGATCCGTACAAGAGCAGGACAACAAGATTTCCTTGGAAAAATTCCAACAACTCATCATTCAGCTTAACCCTTTAAATATTACGCTTTCTTTAAACATTATTGTACTCACAACAGCATTAGCGAATAGTGATGCGAAAGCAGGCGTTCTTTCTTCTATATAGAGTAGTCCATCTGCTTCATTTCTAAGTCATAGATAGTAAAAATGTCTTCAGTTAAACTGTTTGATTTGCATCGAATTTTCGACAAACTCGACAAAAATGGCGATGGCCTCGTTAGCCTAGAGGAGCTAATGTGGCTGCTCGATAGCATCGGCGTCCGTGCTAATCAAGACGAGCTTGAGTTACTGATAGGTAAAAAGAGTCTCGACCCTATTGATTTTGTGTTCTTTCACGACCTTGTCATAAAGGGCTACAATCTTGATCAAAGCAAGAAGCTGAAGGAGAAGGAAGAAGATAGCCTTCTGGAGAAGGATCTTGCCAAAGCTTTCGAGGTTTTCGATTCAAATGGTGATGGATTCATTTCCAGTGAAGAGTTGGAGAGTGCATTGTGCAGATTGGGATTGTGGGATGGTGGGAAGGATTGTAGAAGCATGATTAATGCTTATGATACTAATTCTGATGGGCAGCTTGATTTTGAGGAGTTTAAGAATATGATGTTGGTTTCCAACTTCTAGAAACTTGCTGTTCAAGATGTACTATTGCAAATTTGTCCATGATTTTCGTATGGTCGGCTTTTGCCTTGAATTTAATGCCAGACAACAAAAGTCCAGAGAAACTTGTtggtttttcctttcctttctgtGTCTgctcttgctttttttttttttttcttttcttttcttattttttttcttcccctgGCATGTATTTTTAGTATGAACTTCTTTTTGTTGATTATTGGAATCTAAAGAAGATGAATAGGTGGCATATGATAAAGAGAGACGTGTAAAATGATATTCtggtgctctttttttttttgtacaaagGTGCATAATTGTACAAAGCTAAGCATCTTTGCTTTTAATTTCTGTATAATATAGGTCTGAAATTTTACCCAAGAATTCATATTCAGTGGATTCTTTTTGGGGTAAGTCATATTAAATGAAATTATAAATGACAAGAGCTAAAACGTGCTAAGGGATAGTTGGAGTTTTTCAACTAGATGTGGACTAAAAACAGAACTCCACTCCTCAAACTTCTGACCAAGAAATGTCAAATAATTCCTGTCCAGACATCCTTACTTGCTCCGTACAAAGCAAAGTATTGTCTTCGAGAAAACTCTAGACTTTTGTTACGGACGTGTGTTGTAAATCAAATCGGACAAATTAAAGAACTTTAACATTATTGTCTTTTCGAGCAGATATTTCCCTTGACGAAACTTCTTGCCGACTTCCTCGTCAAATTTCAGCCACATAAGTAACACAAGAGGGGTCATCGTCGAGACCAAATTTCGTACAGGCATGTACAAGAGTTTTCTGGAATATTCGGTTAAAATTAAAGAGTCTCCCTCCAGAGTTTCTGTATAAATTCTTCAAGCTACCTGAGCAAAATGCAGGTATCATCCAAATATCGAAGCATTTCACAGAAGTGAGCGATTCTTGATTTGcttaagaaaatttcttcatttccctTTACAATCTGCAACAAAATGTGTCCCATTAACGCCTCTAATTTGCATCGGATTTTCGACAAGCTGGACAGAGATGGCGATGGCTTCGTCGGCGTTGACGAGCTAATGTGGCTTCTGGAAACCATTGGTGTCCAAACTAGCTTGGATGAGCTCGAATTATTGGTCGGCAAAAAGGGTTTTCTGGACTCGATTGATTTCTTGTTGTTTCATGATATTGTCATCAGTGGGGAGAATATGGATGAAAAGAAGTTCAGAACAAAGgagcaagaagaagaagataagcACATGGAGAAAGATCTTGTCCAAGCATTCGAGGTTTTCGATTTGAATGGAGATGGATTCATTTCCAGTGAGGAATTGCAGAGCGCATTATGCAAACTGGGATTGTTGGATGAACAGTGTGGGAAGGATTGCAAGAGTATGATTAACGTGTACGATACTAATTCTGATGGGAAGCTTGATTTCGAGGAGTTTAAGAATATGATGTTGCATTCTGATTCTTAGATAGCGTAGCATACCAAAAAAGCAaacattactttttttttttttttcttttaagtgtAAGCGTCAAGTTTTGAAGTCGCAGTCTTGCATTTAACGCTCTCTTCGTTCGTCTGTACCGTTCAATTCATCCCTCTCTCGAAAGCAAACGTTACTTGTTTAGGTTGTAATCTGTAAATTGTACATACCTTAGATTACTTCATGCTTACAAATGATTCCTTTCTTGGCTAGAATTCATGATTCTGTTAAGTTGCTGCATCCTACAAGTAATTCTCATATGATCAAACCATTGTCGGGTGCACAGTACCAACTAGCGTTAGCAAGTCAATTTCTGCACGTTAATTTGCCCTACCAATACCATCCATGACAACCCGAGGGATGACTTTCAACGTAAAATATGGAAATGGGTCCAAGAGGATAgttaaaaagaacaaaaaattctCATTTTCAAGCCATACCCAGAGTAGGCCGTCACTAGAAAAGAAACG
Protein-coding regions in this window:
- the LOC113715121 gene encoding probable calcium-binding protein CML44 — encoded protein: MCPINASNLHRIFDKLDRDGDGFVGVDELMWLLETIGVQTSLDELELLVGKKGFLDSIDFLLFHDIVISGENMDEKKFRTKEQEEEDKHMEKDLVQAFEVFDLNGDGFISSEELQSALCKLGLLDEQCGKDCKSMINVYDTNSDGKLDFEEFKNMMLHSDS
- the LOC113713817 gene encoding probable calcium-binding protein CML44, with product MSSVKLFDLHRIFDKLDKNGDGLVSLEELMWLLDSIGVRANQDELELLIGKKSLDPIDFVFFHDLVIKGYNLDQSKKLKEKEEDSLLEKDLAKAFEVFDSNGDGFISSEELESALCRLGLWDGGKDCRSMINAYDTNSDGQLDFEEFKNMMLVSNF